The Apium graveolens cultivar Ventura unplaced genomic scaffold, ASM990537v1 ctg8283, whole genome shotgun sequence nucleotide sequence TACCAAATATGGACCAAGAGATGTTGTCAGATTTATGCATACGGATGGCAGGTAAATTATGTTTGTCTGATAAGAATGAATTATCTTTATATACAGACTAATAGACTAAAATAACTTTATCATCTGATGTGTTATAAATGCACAGTTTCTCACAAAGTGAGCATGTGGGGAGAATTGGCTATAGCTGTGAATGAGGCTTTCATAAAGGCCGAGGAGAAACCAGTCATAGCAATTGTAACCAGTACCAAACTATCTACATTCATGggtaatttttaaaatcattttaattatatCTTGCAATATATTATAAGTTTTTGTTGTTTAATTAGTCTACTTTTAATTATCCAAAATAAAGCAAATTATATATTCCTAATAGATTTCAAATCTTTTCAATAAATTAATTTGTTAGAAACCGTACAAATTGGTTCATTGCCATCTTCAAATGTCTACATAAACTTAAACACTGAGCCGGTTATAGAAATGCAAGAAAGGTATTTTCTGTTTATATCAAAATTAAAAGTTTAGGAAATTAATTAAACACTTATTATGTTAACATCATTTTTTCATTAAACAAGATTATTGGAGGAAGGTTTCAAAAGTCCTGGAAATCCTGAAAAGATGTCAACCGAAAATGTAATGATACTTTCCATTGAAAGGTTAAGTCTGAAATATTTGAATGACAGTTGTTCCACTTTAAGTGTCAAGATTTGTTATTTATATTTATCATCAATGTACTACCGTTTTCCAATTTTTATACAATTGAAATGATAACATTTTTTCACTAACTCTATTGTTTTACTAATATTTTAGAAGAAGGTTTGTTGCACGTTCAAAATTCTTAAGATTGAAGATGTAGACAATTGGTGGTACTATAATTGTCAGAAATGTAAAGTAGATGTTCAAAAAGAAGGGAAGAGGTTCAGATGTGAGAATTGTAAGAAAAACTGGACATTTGCTGAGAAGAGGTTTGTTTGGATTAGTAATGCATTGCAACACTTATACATAGTacattatatattttatataaatcaATCTTTTGTaattattatcataatatataggtTTCGCTTAATAGTCTTAGCTGAGGATTCAACATTAACTACTAATGTCATCCTCATGGATCGTGTCGTGAAGAGGCTAGCTGGCAACACCGCAACACATTACTTGAATAAGAAAGATGTGGTATTGTATTTATGTTTTGATCACAAATGTGTAAATTTTATTTACATTTGTTGTAATGTTATGAATGTCCAATTTACCTCCTATGCAGCGAGCGGAGGATATTCCTATCCTTGATATTCTGAATGAGATTGTTgatgagtggcatttatgacactttataatgctctaataagctttgaattgatgcatttgtactcaagttgttaagtgtttaatgtgttttctagtgtttttgcatttcaggcattaatctgttaatcaggtgaattaacattgttttggtgctaatttggtgtcaaggtggtgttggaataaaagctcgtggaaagccggctcgaagcagtaAGGAAAAAGAtaaaatctgagtttttcccaaaAGGACGGCGCGCCCAcactgtgatagcgcgcggctgCGCCAGGATTTCAGAATGATAGCTcacccgcgctgtgatagcgcgcggccgcgccggtgcGGAAAAtatgaatcctgattctaattcgattctaagtggggagacttccagattgtaaagggctgctatatatatatatattcaaataagaatgtTTTTATAAGGGAGACATACTAGAGtgcaaggagagccgtaagaagaccgttttagcacaattcaacgaaggcgaagcAGATCTTGtttttttacttgtgaatctttattttaagttgtatttagatgctagttttcttacttgtgaacctttactcttgtttgtacttgattttatttattcgttataaagactacgtttgttataccatgcttttatcagaacccacgttgatgatgagtccgatcatgggctaatcgttatcgtggggttctagcggatttatttacgaatttcttaattaaattattttgatgccttagtatttgttgattgattgatagcctagtattggttgtgtgtattcgtcttatgagcgtcacgaacttataagatagtgtgttaattcttaataaagcgATAGTGAATtcaaggatttagaacttgccatgctagcataggttcatgtgttattattatgcatgattcgtagttaattttacccatcttactgGCCCtgtataatcaagatagataacttgtacttaaaccgttatgttgtcaaattctatagacatatagggtctcaatataattggtgtctattcaacttctatctctttggtggatgtctggtagtatggtactcgtgcaacgaaagttggcgtttatcagtttcgtgttgtctgattagtgtcatcaccattgcatgctaaagATGAGAAAattaaggctattgaatgaagtatttaatgaagttagaatcccatgtttgtcatatattaGTTTAGTCAATCTTAATTTCGTATTTATAATTGTTAGCTTAGTTCTTATTTATAAGAACCTCAATTtattatcgtcttagcattgaataataaccatacattgttgcttaagtgcgtgaattaattagttaaccaatagactctctgtgggaatgaactagaaaagattctatactacttgcgaacttgtatacttgcgtgtaatattagcgcgtgtttagcgactaacaagtttttggcgccgctgccggggactgtattgttaatttatagtttattttctttccatcagtggtcgttaaagttcattaaCTCGAatattgttacttatttgttccttgttttatttcaggtactctagcgagggtgtatgcatatgcgtccgcgtactcgtaagagaacactggataaagccgatgaagaacttgtggtagttcgtaaggaagtttttgaggaagaaaagaaggtagaagaagaagagaaagttgaagaactgttaggtcccaatttgtttgcagaaggggggttgaatgcaaataataccgtttaatcgaataaaatgcggaataaaaaggtgaaacaaaattcaagttaaataaaacttttattaaacttgaaaggtgttacaacaacggtatctgttacaagggattaatctcaaatcaattattacaaatctagaataaatttgacatgaactttttctatttttgcaatgaaaagatcaaatgctaaatgcgattttagattaagttctagggattttaatccgctagattgttacacaagaacaagataaataattctagtggtttggatttaactttacaatctagaattttgatcttgaataaagcagatgaaaaatgaaataatttgcttttgtttctgctgtgttcttgacttgtgtgttctgttgaattattgcatgaaCGTCTTCTGcttttttgttgtttaagtaaacaaaacaatccagttgaatcagcaagactttcggcaagacaatcaaatgaactggtatgacaatccatttgaactggtaggactttcggtgatactatccttttgaactagcaagacaatcccaatagctagcaagacaatcagaatgaactagcaagactttcggcatgactatcaattgtcataccgattgtcatagtagttcaaatcaaattgtcttactgaattattaatagattttaatctaataacaattctgaaaatccttaatattaattctgaattaattaatcaattaattcaattaatcaataaattaatctttgcagatataatttattttcttaattaaattatttgacttaattaattaatagagaattaatactaatcttgagcagcaaccattcttctgaaaatcttctgaaaattactgtcaattatgaatcaattccaccacttcaatgttgacactcgatgtactgtttagttcatgagtgactaacttccgtgacgtttcttcaagccttgaccttgatactcttgattttcttcagactaaatccttgtaattaattgataccctgacgagatctctgtcacttgattaaatccacaatcttgatttatatcactgaggcttgatcaatttcttgagcttcttccagtgaattaagtcttcaagtctgtagatgaataatgtttcttaaccctttgacagatgttactctgtgagatctctctgacgatagatccactatttacttattacattcttatttgagttgagttatatcctcgaataaacaaataggctatgacatatgcctttcaatctccccctatttgcttgttagacaataacaacaaatacctagaggataactcaactaataaaaaagaaaaagatataaacagtaatgcaaagtaaatagcagaaaagttctggattatatttaacattttccagattccataagaaatttacaagtgaatacaagatagatgttcctctagcctgaacatataactacattagtctatcttgattcataaagctctaatcatattacattgagttttgagctaattgacttcagttgtcttctcttctgacttcaccttcttctaaatcttgaagcaactctttgtcaaagacacgatccttttctgaagtgaagcttgctagtctgactggttgaactccaactgacttcagcttattcttgatctgattgtaccttttaatattcttttcacaataagcttgaatcaaatcagcagcttgagtcttcaacatggatgagtatccagcagttcttaaatgatgttccatccagaccagatgcttagctgagtagtctttaagagattgtacatctagctgacagatttgaagacaatcagacttaaagaatctcacctgatgaggattgttgaccacttgaggactagccctgctggcaaactctttaagcctttctcgaagaacttcattcaattctgagcttctttttactttgttgagaagaacccaaatctctgacaaaaaacgattctcaaacagatgaagtgacatcttgaaagatccttcactctgacaatatacaaaaatgctcatctcatttagggatctgtcaaaagcagctgtgatccttgagactttagtcttgatagcattcatgtacatgtcattgttaggatttgagatttccagcttgtcaagaagatgtagaaactgcctatcattgttagtgctcagctgaggcatatcaagtactttcctagcttcatcccatttttcaccaatcttcagtctgatatctcttctcctttcttgagccttaatgtcatgaagacgttgcttttgaagagtttctgttctttgtatgtctttcctcatgtcaatgatctaggagacctttttgagttcagcttcttttcttttcatctctgactgctgctgctgaaactctttctcaaagataggatccactatagcttcctcttcccattctccaaaatcactttcctcttcaacttcaaataaaccatctttatcttctaagactggttcagtgggaatgtcaaaaatatcaaagtcatcctgttctctactgtagtagacatcatcagcctttcctttgtctccaacagaggtatctttttctttcccctttccactactccctttcttctcccccttagttgagggatcctctactgactttcctttagaacctccatGATCTCCATCatctccagagcctgagcctccaccagacggcccttcaaagtaagttctttgttcttcattagggcagtgagaattcttgatcatgaaatacaagtatttcattccttcattaagatgttccatgcccgtttctat carries:
- the LOC141704830 gene encoding uncharacterized protein LOC141704830 — protein: MDQEMLSDLCIRMAVSHKVSMWGELAIAVNEAFIKAEEKPVIAIVTSTKLSTFMETVQIGSLPSSNVYINLNTEPVIEMQERLLEEGFKSPGNPEKMSTENKKVCCTFKILKIEDVDNWWYYNCQKCKVDVQKEGKRFRCENCKKNWTFAEKRFRLIVLAEDSTLTTNVILMDRVVKRLAGNTATHYLNKKDVRAEDIPILDILNEIVDEWHL